A genomic segment from Nicotiana tabacum cultivar K326 chromosome 7, ASM71507v2, whole genome shotgun sequence encodes:
- the LOC107778489 gene encoding uncharacterized protein LOC107778489, with product MLMGHAEGVPKLGSSSKLLHSDPESEPDDDEEAGTPEQILYMASFDDLGAKSVQYDTIIWLSISLLLVLAWGIGIIMLLYLPIRRYVLKKEISSRKLYVTQDEIVYKVSRPSFVPFWGHVKVEKHVPLPLVIDIIIEQGCLQSMFGLHTFRVESIAHGKAAPVDELQVQGVHNPGVLRKVIVTEASKVIHVGRSWRPVVQGGDGESISHVESLTQAPAVLRSPSKTLKLTGSPRHASMEPRSFVSSDFLLHKLEEVNKSVKKIEFLIEKSPTTPGSS from the exons ATGCTGATGGGCCATGCAGAAGGGGTTCCGAAACTCGGTTCATCATCAAAGTTACTGCATTCTGATCCTGAATCAGagcctgatgatgatgaagaagctggTACTCCTGAACAGATACTATACATGGCTTCTTTTGATGATCTTGGAGCGAAAAGTGTTCAGTATGACACTATAATATGGCTCTCTATATCGTTGCTGCTGGTTTTAGCTTGGGGAATTGGAATAATTATGTTACTCTATCTGCCCATACGAAGATATGTGCTTAAAAAGGAAATTTCATCACGCAAACTTTATGTTACTCAAGATGAAATAGTTTACAAG GTGTCAAGGCCTTCTTTTGTACCATTTTGGGGACACGTAAAAGTTGAAAAGCACGTTCCTCTTCCTTTAGTGATAGATATTATTATTGAACAAG GTTGCTTGCAGTCAATGTTTGGTCTGCACACCTTCAGAGTTGAAAGTATAGCCCATGGAAAAGCTGCACCAGTTGATGAACTGCAGGTGCAAGGTGTACATAATCCTGGAGTCCTAAGGAAG GTCATCGTAACTGAAGCATCAAAGGTCATACATGTTGGAAGGAGTTGGAGACCTgtggttcaaggtggtgatggtgAAAGTATTTCTCACGTGGAGTCTTTAACTCAGGCTCCAGCTGTTTTGAGATCACCATCTAAAACTTTAAAG CTGACGGGCTCCCCACGCCATGCTTCAATGGAGCCCAGAAGTTTTGTATCTTCTGATTTTCTGCTTCATAAGCTTGAAGAAGTTAATAAATCAGTGAAG AAAATTGAGTTTCTTATCGAGAAGTCCCCGACCACCCCAGGAAGCAGCTAA
- the LOC107778490 gene encoding LOW QUALITY PROTEIN: uncharacterized protein LOC107778490 (The sequence of the model RefSeq protein was modified relative to this genomic sequence to represent the inferred CDS: deleted 1 base in 1 codon): MSSKKKLLIVGGTGYLGQHLLQEFTAIQDTLPYALSLAFTYHTNPTPELLLKAIPHVLPFHVDLRTGNGFDAISQNFGQPDVVVNCAALSVPRACEVDPTAAMAINVPSVLVKWLSSFSNGGTLLIHLSTDQVYEGTKSFYKEDDETLPVNVYGRSKVAAEQFISANYSNFAILRSSIIYGPQTVSPVPKSLPVQWMDSVLAKGDAMEFFHDEFRCPIYIKDLVTIVWTLTNRWISGREQIQLLLNVGGPDRVSRVQMAEAVAHIRGYNLSLIKPVSSSTVNRGVKSPVDISMDITRLIQTLNMSTTAFRDGVKLTLEAELASTS, from the exons ATGAGCAGCAAGAAGAAGCTGTTGATAGTGGGAGGCACAGGCTACTTGGGGCAGCATCTTCTACAGGAATTCACGGCAATCCAAGATACGCTACCATATGCGCTCTCATTAGCCTTCACATACCACACCAACCCCACTCCTGAGCTGCTTCTAAAG GCCATTCCTCATGTCCTACCCTTCCATGTAGATTTACGGACCGGCAATGGCTTTGATGCTATCTCTCAAAATTTTGGTCAG CCTGATGTTGTGGTTAATTGTGCTGCACTTTCTGTTCCGCGTGCGTGTGAAGTGGATCCTACTGCTGCCATGGCTATTAATGTGCCTTCTGTTCTTGTCAAATGGTTGTCAAGCTTTAGCAATGGTGGTACTCTTCTGATTCACTTGTCTACTGATCAAG TTTATGAAGGGAccaaatccttctacaaggaagACGATGAAACCCTTCCTGTTAATGTTTATGGAAGATCAAAGGTAGCAGCAGAGCAATTTATATCCGCAAATTACTCAAATTTTGCAATTTTGAGGAGCAGTATTATTTATGGACCTCAGACTGTCTCCCCTGTCCCAAAATCACTTCCAGTTCAG TGGATGGATAGCGTTCTTGCGAAGGGAGATGCCATGGAGTTTTTTCACGATGAGTTTCGCTGTCCTATCTATATTAAAGATCTTGTGACCATCGTATGGACATTAACGAATAGATGGATCTCAG GGAGAGAGCAGATACAGTTACTTTTGAACGTGGGTGGACCAGATCGGGTTTCCAGGGTTCAGATGGCTGAAGCTGTTGCACATATTAGAGGTTATAATTTGTCATTGATCAAACCAGTGTCCTCATCAACT GTTAACCGCGGTGTTAAATCTCCAGTAGATATATCCATGGATATCACCAGATTGATTCAGACactcaatatgtcaacaactgcATTTAGGGATGGTGTTAAATTGACACTTGAAGCTGAACTTGCTTCAACATCATAG